One part of the Aspergillus luchuensis IFO 4308 DNA, chromosome 5, nearly complete sequence genome encodes these proteins:
- a CDS encoding uncharacterized protein (COG:T;~EggNog:ENOG410PWC7;~InterPro:IPR002018,IPR029058;~MEROPS:MER0030934;~PFAM:PF00135): MSFQIPTTKCKTEIPTLGQLEGFQFANGVQQYCGIPYADLPKRWTRSTLKTSWTGSKHDGTKMGNDCPRPYSEGDDSDDLVPVPPPAHFPDTPKTDELTGLVMNIVIPFAPASDRRSLPVMVYVHGGSLLYGGANLPIFNAVNLVSQSIKMGKPIICVNFNYRVGLGGFLASEAIRRELQDDGFQGCGNFGFTDQKVAFDWVQRYIATLGGDPDNVTAVGESAGGISISNQLAATHPPRFRRAVCMSGLSVSIPPWTIEQHEALFRAVCRYFKIDASQPDVLDRLRQIPQQKMANSTPAIQGVLSGTGNPCLDGWFYQTDPCEIQKAPTWLEALMIGDTYHEGVIFHLNLLDDDFASIRRTLLDHIQNDDETDQILREYDIHHALPHDMLLGRVEHMCGDAVFKIPNYATALENTTLRDKGGLFLYHFDQRSRLKNPLEGTAYHAHELLYLYKNLETEMDESERGLAEGFATAWIRFCNGEAPWSARKGEWKVWGPGSVQSVKNEEEDEETRSYQRMKRILAMGNGETWKRWLAGVDVLVNKRMNMGKVA, from the exons ATGTCTTTCCAAATTCCTACCACAAAATGCAAGACAGAAATTCCCACCCTTGGCCAACTTGAGGGTTTTCAATTTGCGAATGGTGTCCAACAATACTGTGGAATACCATATGCTGACCTGCCCAAGCGCTGGACAAGATCAACACTCAAGACTTCTTGGACAGGCTCTAAACATGATGGAACCAAAATGGG AAATGACTGTCCTCGGCCCTACTCCGAAGGAGACGACAGCGATGACCTCGTTCCAGTGCCACCACCTGCTCACTTTCCGGATACTCCAAAAACAGACGAACTAACTGGGCTTGTGATGAACATCGTAATTCCATTCGCCCCAGCCTCCGACAGGCGAAGTCTTCCCGTCATGGTTTACGTCCATGGAGGCTCCCTACTCTATGGAGGCGCGAACCTCCCCATCTTCAACGCTGTGAATCTCGTTTCACAGAGTATTAAGATGGGGAAGCCAATAATATGTGTAAATTTCAATTACCGCGTCGGACTCGGAGGCTTCCTCGCAAGCGAAGCCATACGCCGTGAGTTGCAAGATGATGGGTTTCAGGGCTGTGGGAACTTCGGCTTCACCGATCAGAAAGTTGCATTCGACTGGGTTCAACGGTATATCGCGACCCTCGGCGGAGATCCCGATAATGTCACTGCAGTAGGGGAGTCTGCTGGTGGGATATCGATCAGTAACCAGCTGGCAGCTACTCATCCACCGAGATTCCGGCGCGCCGTCTGTATGTCAGGACTTTCTGTCTCCATTCCTCCTTGGACTATCGAGCAACATGAGGCTCTCTTCCGGGCAGTTTGTCGGTATTTCAAGATAGACGCTTCACAACCCGATGTATTGGATCGACTCCGACAGATTCCGCAGCAGAAAATGGCGAATTCGACCCCGGCCATCCAAGGCGTTCTTTCGGGAACTGGGAACCCTTGTCTCGATGGATGGTTTTATCAGACCGATCCCTGCGAGATACAGAAGGCACCAACATGGCTGGAAGCCTTGATGATTGGAGATACATACCACGAAGGGGTCATTTTCCATCTTAATCTTCTCGACGACGATTTTGCTTCCATTCGCCGAACATTGTTAGATCATATCCAAAATGACGACGAGACAGACCAAATCCTGAGGGAATATGACATACACCACGCGCTTCCGCATGACATGCTTCTCGGGCGCGTCGAACACATGTGCGGAGACGCGGTTTTCAAGATTCCCAACTACGCCACTGCGCTAGAAAACACTACGCTTCGCGATAAGGGTGGTCTATTCCTGTACCATTTTGATCAGCGTTCTCGTCTTAAGAATCCGCTGGAGGGGACGGCCTACCATGCCCATGAGCTCTTGTATCTTTACAAAAACCTCGAGAcagagatggatgagagcGAAAGAGGACTGGCGGAAGGGTTTGCTACTGCTTGGATTAGATTCTGCAATGGAGAGGCACCATGGTCAGCACGCAAGGGAGAGTGGAAAGTATGGGGACCAGGTAGTGTTCAGTCTGTCAagaacgaggaagaagatgaagagaccaGATCATATCAACGGATGAAGCGGATCCTGGCCATGGGTAACGGAGAGACTTGGAAACGATGGCTtgctggggtggatgtgCTGGTTAATAAGAGAATGAATATGGGAAAGGTAGCATAA
- a CDS encoding NAD(P)/FAD-dependent oxidoreductase (COG:S;~EggNog:ENOG410PIN9;~InterPro:IPR006076,IPR036188;~PFAM:PF01266;~go_function: GO:0016491 - oxidoreductase activity [Evidence IEA];~go_process: GO:0055114 - oxidation-reduction process [Evidence IEA]), with product MAFVQAQLSNPAIPAKDRQKALDRAFADPSLPSANTTSSFWLRSPHPHLAKAQSATLPSEADVVIIGSGVTGTSIARTLLKSRKAEKSQIDSNRPAVVILEARDVCSGATGRNGGHILETAEEFADLEDMHGTDAAKKIMKFRLAHLREMLDTAEEYGLTGHCQARRVQFLSVYFDEDGWEDARERVRRLKAGLPDETKEWKMYEREEIPEDFCLPRALGIVAGPGGAIWPYRFVTGVLGQLKAEFPQDLLIETNTPVTGIEEDMSEKSDSRLRYLVSTSRGVIRTRHVVHSTNAHVGHLVPGLRGRIYPIRGQMSAQHPGQKFRCQGEEHSWIFNYDRGFDYLTQLPQSEAGQMMMFGGGFAQGGGGGIADMGVATDSDISLYADIHLSGALSAVFGRNNWGNVARQSVEQMWTGNMGFSADGLPWVGRLPVSATQRGLHNEGQGAEWVSAAFSGEGMVLAWLCGKALATTLLIHDDKLLETESTDLSWFPEQMLVTEDRVKKAVLMRHVQERSYL from the coding sequence ATGGCCTTCGTGCAAGCTCAACTCTCCAATCCAGCAATCCCAGCCAAAGACCGCCAAAAAGCCCTCGACAGAGCCTTTGCTGACCCAAGTCTCCCATCAGCGAACACGACCTCATCTTTTTGGTTGCGCTCTCCACACCCTCACCTGGCAAAAGCCCAGTCCGCGACGCTGCCATCAGAAGCGGACGTCGTGATCATTGGCTCTGGAGTAACCGGCACTTCCATCGCAAGGACACTTCTCAAATCCCgaaaggcggagaagagccAGATTGACAGCAATAGACCGGCTGTGGTCATCCTTGAAGCGCGCGACGTTTGCAGTGGCGCGACCGGTCGAAATGGCGGACATATTCTCGAGACGGCGGAGGAATTCGCCGATCTTGAGGATATGCACGGCACTGACgcagcgaagaagatcatgaaATTTCGCTTGGCACATCTACGCGAGATGCTTGATACTGCGGAGGAGTATGGACTTACCGGGCACTGTCAAGCGCGAAGGGTACAATTTCTAAGCGTTTATTTCGACGAGGATGGGTGGGAAGATGCCCGAGAGCGGGTACGCCGGCTGAAGGCGGGTTTGCCCGACGAgacgaaggaatggaagatgTATGAAAGAGAGGAGATCCCAGAAGATTTCTGTCTTCCTCGTGCGCTAGGGATCGTTGCTGGCCCGGGAGGGGCCATTTGGCCCTACAGATTTGTCACTGGTGTCTTGGGCCAATTGAAGGCAGAGTTCCCGCAAGATCTGCTGATTGAGACGAATACGCCTGTGACTGGTATCGAGGAGGACATGAGTGAGAAAAGTGATTCGCGTCTGCGATACCTGGTATCTACATCCAGGGGTGTTATTCGCACTCGTCATGTCGTTCATTCTACAAATGCTCATGTTGGCCACCTCGTACCTGGTTTGAGAGGTCGCATTTATCCTATACGTGGACAGATGTCGGCGCAACACCCGGGACAGAAATTCCGGTGTCAGGGAGAGGAGCACTCCTGGATCTTTAATTACGATCGTGGGTTCGACTACCTCACGCAGTTGCCGCAATCAGAGGCCggacagatgatgatgttcggTGGAGGTTTTGCtcagggagggggaggtggaatTGCCGATATGGGCGTCGCAACAGACTCAGACATCAGTCTGTATGCTGATATTCATCTATCGGGTGCGCTAAGTGCGGTGTTTGGCCGTAACAATTGGGGCAATGTTGCCCGACAGAGCGTGGAGCAGATGTGGACCGGAAATATGGGATTTAGTGCAGATGGACTTCCCTGGGTAGGACGGCTTCCTGTTTCGGCAACCCAGCGTGGACTCCATAATGAAGGACAGGGTGCTGAATGGGTATCCGCTGCTTTTTCAGGGGAGGGAATGGTGCTGGCATGGTTGTGTGGCAAAGCATTGGCGACGACGTTGCTGATCCATGATGATAAACTGCTCGAGACTGAGTCTACGGATCTTTCGTGGTTTCCAGAGCAAATGCTGGTGACGGAAGATAGGGTCAAGAAGGCTGTTTTGATGCGCCATGTGCAAGAGCGCTCATACTTGTAA
- a CDS encoding DUF3237 domain-containing protein (COG:S;~EggNog:ENOG410PW0Z;~InterPro:IPR020915;~PFAM:PF11578) has translation MTAKPADSPGNSYYPKSPPMRRPSLTFLYRLECTIAAEEINVGAPHGAGIIRSIANITGGTFKGPELEGTILPLGGADWATVIEGTHSMTLDARYTIKTTDGHYLFVQAHGLYRPGPGTEYAKQVADDPAMRPPPTVTQDDVEFFSHLRIEAGGGKYNWLNGLVCVGVMSCENDRIIIDAYYLTNFGGVRPDDVVVRKSSL, from the exons ATGACTGCCAAACCCGCCGACTCTCCGGGAAACTCCTACTATCCAAAGAGTCCTCCGATGCGCCGTCCAAGTCTAACATTCCTGTATCGACTTGAATGCACCATCGCCGCAGAAGAAATCAATGTCGGGGCACCCCACGGCGCAGGCATCATTCGCAGTATTGCAAATATTACTGGAGGTACCTTCAAAGGACCAGAACTCGAGGGGACGATCCTCCCATTGGGAGGAGCAGATTGGGCAACAGTCATTGAAGGAACACAC TCCATGACCCTCGACGCCCGATACACTATCAAAACTACAGATGGTCACTACCTCTTTGTGCAGGCGCATGGGCTCTACCGTCCTGGACCAGGAACCGAGTACGCGAAGCAGGTTGCAGATGATCCAGCGATGAGGCCTCCACCGACCGTTACTCAGGATGATGTTGAATTCTTTTCGCATCTACGGATTGAAGCGGGTGGGGGCAAATATAACTGGTTGAATGGGTTGGTTTGCGTTGGAGTGATGAGTTGCGAGAACGATAGGATAATTATTGATGCGTATTATTTGACAAACTTTGGGGGTGTGAGGccggatgatgttgttgttaggAAGTCATCTCTTTAA
- the gmdB gene encoding general amidase GmdB (COG:I,J,T;~EggNog:ENOG410PKS2;~InterPro:IPR023631,IPR036928,IPR020556;~PFAM:PF01425), which yields MTQTTSTTDDWRTLVARKRKQLDAQIPSEWRLTDTFLATIPANGRLIEADVIRGSGILSERELSITENYSATELLDELSKGKINSVEVTTAFCKRAAIAQQLTSCLTEHFFQRAIERAQFLDEYLEREKKPFGPLHGLPISIKDSFCIEGIQSTVGYVKFLENSPASHNSAIVEMLLNLGAVLYVKTNIPQTMMTGDSENNIFGRALNPHNTNLTAGGSSGGEGALVAFRGSILGIGTDIAGSIRIPSLCCGVYGFKPSIDRIPWGGQIADIAMEGTPGLKPSAGPLAHSLNDIELFMSTIINAEPWRHDSTASAAPWSYPKASADEPRQLTIGILPESKDFPLHPPVKRALQTAISALIMKGHHIVYLSETPSIDFAYANRLAFQYFIYGPHTDHIAASGEPPVTSVAKMSSPMFTGPFPVDMELPPFEKIDALHKARKAYAEAWRKTWVENNLDVLLAPGAQNTAVPHDTFGWPPYTVVWNLLDYPACIIPYCKASKELDPEPMAITDGVQPSYDPNAVDGAPCAIQVIAPRFQDEKCLSAARVIDQDIR from the exons ATGACCCAAACAACTTCTACAACAGATGACTGGCGCACCCTCGTGGCCCGAAAGCGCAAGCAATTAGACGCACAAATCCCTTCCGAGTGGCGTCTAACAGATACATTCCTCGCAACAATCCCCGCCAATGGCCGCCTCATTGAAGCCGATGTGATCCGTGGCAGTGGTATCTTGTCTGAGAGAGAGCTCAGCATTACCGAGAATTATTCTGCGACTGAGCTTCTAGACGAGCTATCAAAGGGGAAAATAAACTCCGTTGAGGTTACAACTGCGTTCTGCAAGAGGGCAGCTATTGCCCAGCAACTT ACCTCATGTTTGACCGAGCATTTCTTCCAGCGTGCTATTGAGCGTGCTCAGTTCCTGGACGAGTATTTAGAACGAGAGAAGAAACCGTTCGGACCGCTTCACGGCCTTCCTATCAGCATCAAAGATAGTTTCTGTATTGAGGGTATTCAGAGCACTGTCGGATATGTCAAATTCCTTGAGAACAGCCCGGCTTCACACAATTCAGCCATCGTGGAAATGCTATTGAATCTCGGCGCTGTGCTCTACGTCAAGACAAATATCCCACAGACGATGATG ACAGGGGACTCAGAGAACAACATCTTCGGTCGAGCCCTGAACCCCCACAACACCAACTTGACTGCCGGTGGCTCAAGCGGAGGCGAAGGAGCTCTAGTAGCATTCCGCGGCTCAATCTTAGGAATCGGCACAGACATCGCAGGATCAATTcgcatcccctccctctgcTGCGGCGTGTATGGCTTCAAACCCAGCATTGACCGCATCCCATGGGGCGGCCAAATAGCCGATATAGCCATGGAAGGAACTCCTGGTCTTAAGCCGTCCGCCGGACCACTTGCTCATAGCCTGAATGATATCGAACTATTTATGTCGACCATTATAAACGCCGAGCCCTGGAGACACGATAGTACCGCAAGCGCGGCACCCTGGTCATACCCAAAAGCCTCAGCTGATGAGCCCAGGCAACTTACCATCGGCATCCTCCCTGAAAGCAAGGACTTTCCCCTGCATCCACCCGTCAAAAGAGCACTGCAGACCGCCATATCCGCTCTGATAATGAAGGGCCACCATATAGTTTATCTCTCAGAAACCCCCAGCATTGATTTCGCATATGCGAACCGCCTCGCCTTCCAATATTTCATCTACGGCCCACACACCGACCACATTGCAGCCAGCGGCGAACCACCCGTGACATCCGTGGCAAAGATGTCCTCACCCATGTTCACGGGTCCATTTCCAGTAGACATGGAACTACCGCCATTCGAGAAAATAGACGCATTGCACAAGGCGCGCAAAGCATATGCCGAGGCATGGCGAAAGACATGGGTTGAGAACAATCTAGATGTCCTTCTTGCGCCCGGGGCGCAGAATACGGCTGTTCCACATGATACATTTGGATGGCCACCGTATACCGTGGTTTGGAACTTGCTTGAT TACCCTGCTTGCATTATTCCGTACTGCAAGGCTTCGAAGGAGCTTGATCCTGAGCCGATGGCTATTACTGATGGGGTTCAGCCTAGCT ATGATCCAAACGCTGTTGATGGAGCACCATGTGCGATCCAAGTAATTGCACCTCGGTTTCAGGATGAGAAGTGTCTTTCAGCTGCGAGAGTTATTGATCAGGATATTCGGTGA
- a CDS encoding uncharacterized protein (COG:G;~EggNog:ENOG410PFT2;~InterPro:IPR036259;~TransMembrane:4 (i20-39o45-68i80-100o112-133i)), producing MAAILAAYFADRNGERSPLLLFHIGCIVAGFFVCLAGSQRWVPGLVYFGVFLAILGIYPAIPALITWLSSNLAAEHKRAAGMAIHIGIGNFAGAMASHFYRTRDSPQYIMGHALELAFGIMGVVAIVITRFAYVRINRQRVDKLVELRPEYSAQELGEMGDKSPTFRYML from the exons ATGGCTGCCATTCTGGCAGCATATTTTGCAGACCGCAATGGCGAGCGCTCAccgcttctcctctttcacaTCGGTTGCATCGTAGCCGGATTTTTCGTCTGTCTGGCAGGATCGCAAAGATGGGTTCCGGGACTTGTATACTTTGGTGTGTTCCTTGCGATCCTAG gaataTACCCCGCTATTCCCGCCCTCATAACATGGCTAAGCAGCAATCTCGCTGCGGAACATAAACGAGCAGCAGGAATGGCGATACACATTGGCATTGGGAACTTTGCAGGAG ccATGGCTTCCCATTTCTATCGCACGCGCGACTCCCCACAATATATCATGGGCCATGCGCTGGAACTTGCCTTTGGAATTATGGGCGTGGTGGCTATCGTGATTACGAGGTTTGCATATGTGCGCATCAACCGACAGCGTGTGGATAAATTGGTGGAGCTTCGGCCGGAATATTCGGCACAGGAACTTGGTGAGATGGGGGATAAGTCTCCTACTTTCAGATATATGCTTTAG
- a CDS encoding uncharacterized protein (COG:G;~EggNog:ENOG410PFT2;~InterPro:IPR020846,IPR011701,IPR036259;~PFAM:PF07690;~TransMembrane:6 (i43-61o81-102i109-129o135-158i170-190o202-224i);~go_function: GO:0022857 - transmembrane transporter activity [Evidence IEA];~go_process: GO:0055085 - transmembrane transport [Evidence IEA]), with protein sequence MRTEKQSKRRNGIQTVCRDFNHLEGNLDHIDERKLLRKMDLRLMPMLTLLYLFSFLDRGNIGNARIEGMEEDLHLGGTQYNWALTVFFFTYTVFELPSNLILQKVRPSIWIPSLMVAWGTVMTLMGIVTNYHGLLIARIFLGATEAGIYPGVAYYITMWYSRHEAQFRQALCFSAASIAGAFSGLLAFAIGKMNGVGGYSGWRWIFIIEGLATVVVAVMSYFFLYDYPDTASFLTRDERAWILRRLSLQFSNNGNVVPEAGDFKWKYVWDAAKD encoded by the exons ATGAGGACCGAGAAACAGTCTAAGCGACGCAATGGAATCCAAACAGTATGCCGCGACTTCAATCATCTCGAGGGTAATCTCGACCATATCGACGAGCGAAAGCTCCTGCGCAAGATGGACCTCCGTCTCATGCCGATGCTAACCCTCCTATACCTATTCTCATTCCTCGATCGGGGTAATATCGGAAACGCCAGGATTGAAGGCATGGAGGAAGATCTGCATCTCGGAGGCACACAGTACAACTGGGCAC TGACCGTCTTTTTCTTCACATACACCGTGTTTGAGCTACCATCGAACCTTATTTTGCAGAAAGTCAGGCCCTCAATATGGATACCGTCACTGATGGTGGCGTGGGGGACGGTGATG ACTCTAATGGGTATCGTGACCAACTATCACGGTCTGCTGATAGCGAGGATATTCCTCGGTGCCACAG AAGCGGGTATTTACCCGGGAGTGGCCTATTATATCACGATGTGGTACTCTCGTCATGAAGCTCAGTTCCGCCAAGCCTTATGCTTCAGCGCGGCGAGTATTGCAGGTGCCTTTTCGGGGTTACTTGCATTTGCGATCGGT AAAATGAACGGTGTTGGCGGGTACTCCGGCTGGCGCTGGATATTCATTATCGAAGGGCTCGCAACAGTTGTCGTAGCTGTCATGTCatacttctttctctacGACTACCCTGATACGGCATCCTTTTTGACCCGAGACGAACGAGCTTGGATTCTGCGCCGCTTAAGTCTACAATTCTCCAACAATGGCAATGTGGTTCCCGAGGCTGGTGACTTCAAGTGGAAGTACGTGTGGGATGCGGCCAAGGATTAG
- a CDS encoding uncharacterized protein (COG:K;~EggNog:ENOG410Q2XA;~InterPro:IPR036864,IPR001138;~PFAM:PF00172;~go_function: GO:0000981 - DNA-binding transcription factor activity, RNA polymerase II-specific [Evidence IEA];~go_function: GO:0008270 - zinc ion binding [Evidence IEA];~go_process: GO:0006355 - regulation of transcription, DNA-templated [Evidence IEA]) — MSARKVPSPSQPTSLGPPEAATAGRTAGKVLIPRDRSRIVPASPKIRTSRACDSCRQRKAKCNGGKPTCTQCEKFGIECRYSEQKRTQEKRELDMLRAAIKRHERMLQLLSLRPSSAAVSTSGEGPYVLSLPQTEGLATQQTLSGSLDRTMELLQTQLRELHYVYQNVHDCDPTILPAVVDTIRRSSSVHEAASLLSQQMSSQFPGMTLERMQRSWLTRLSGKPELVNRTPLYSVNAAERWTAIVDNAATSHLFSFFFVWDNPTWHIVDPVSFLGDFQRGGTHFCSSLLVHTILFYACHLSYDFEKPWDRRMEMSTARRLLREVERLWQCDKLNISLPTMQSALLLGLFFCASGKDKIGVQYIRYGAQMGLHLGLHTSSPETGQANPAEAARIRRAHKLIASAVYEVQTLSLQLARIPSVWPGPSELFLSEEEATAADVNQQWSPYPFTYPVYKPFFHTGLWSRRDLFVIINDVADLQRQLSGQIDLSGWQQGAVLYQRLISLEMNLPAVLRVQRNRTPHNLCFHMYYHITTVNLCGIFMTRSSTGLTEELIRSTKFDPQRVLGEAMDSIATLILLYRVSHGWKSIPVMMVHYFMVAGVHAASHLESSKWREVLVSCVSGLWHMGLVWRVCRPFLRTIQLVLQSKDETLIPIEAVSILREFNEKVWNQNEVNALAANYVVQHHPSQTLALDHDKNFQGKGLESLIRDFEKLSTDD, encoded by the exons ATGTCTGCGCGGAAGGTTCCTtcgcccagccagcccaccAGTCTTGGCCCACCAGAGGCCGCGACTGCCGGGCGAACCGCCGGGAAGGTTCTGATTCCCCGGGATCGATCGAGGATCGTACCGGCTAGCCCGAAGATACGTACCTCTCGTGCTTGTGATTCTTGTCGGCAGCGCAAGGCCAAATGCAATGGGGGAAAACCGACATGTACCCAGTGCGAGAAGTTCGGGATCGAATGCAGGTACTCAGAGCAAAAGCGGACccaggagaaaagagaactTGACATGTTGCGGGCGGCTATTAAGCGGCACGAGCGGATGCTGCAACTTCTGTCGCTTCGCCCGTCCAGCGCCGCAGTTTCCACCAGTGGAGAGGGTCCATAT GTTTTGAGTTTGCCGCAAACAGAAGGGCTAGCTACCCAGCAAACACTGTCTGGTAGCCTGGACCGCACGATGGAGCTCCTGCAAACACAACTCCGTGAGCTGCATTATGTGTATCAAAATGTCCACGATTGTGACCCCACAATTCTTCCGGCTGTGGTGGACACGATCCGCAGGAGTTCCTCGGTGCACGAGGCAGCCAGTCTACTGAGTCAACAGATGTCATCACAATTCCCGGGTATGACCCTGGAGAGGATGCAGAGGTCGTGGCTGACACGGCTATCGGGAAAACCAGAGCTGGTGAACCGAACACCCCTATACAGCGTGAATGCTGCAGAACGCTGGACGGCAATTGTTGATAACGCGGCCACTTCgcatctcttttctttcttcttcgtttGGGATAACCCAACATGGCATATCGTTGACCCGGTGTCATTCCTGGGTGATTTCCAGCGTGGAGGGACACACTTCTGCTCGTCACTCTTAGTTCAtactattcttttttatgCGTGT CACCTTTCATACGACTTTGAGAAGCCATGGGACCGGCGCATGGAGATGTCTACCGCCAGAAGACTTCTGCGGGAGGTGGAACGCCTGTGGCAGTGTGATAAGTTGAATATCTCTCTTCCCACCATGCAGTCAGCCCTTCTATTAGGGTTATTCTTCTGTGCTTCTGGAAAAGACAAGATCGGTGTTCAGTATATCCGGTATGGCGCACAAATGGGGTTGCATCTGGGCTTGCATACCTCGTCGCCTGAGACAGGCCAAGCCAATCCAGCAGAGGCAGCTCGCATTAGGCGAGCTCATAAACTCATAGCTAGTGCGGTCTATGAGGTGCAAAC TCTGTCTTTGCAATTGGCAAGGATACCGTCAGTATGGCCGGGGCCGTCAGAGCTTTTCTTatctgaagaagaggcaACGGCGGCGGACGTCAATCAGCAGTGGTCACCATACCCATTTACCTATCCTGTTTATAAGCCCTTCTTCCATACGGGCCTATGGAGCAGACGGGACCTATTTGTTATTATAAATGATGTGGCGGATTTGCAGCGGCAGCTCAGTGGACAAATAGATCTGTCTGGATGGCAGCAGGGTGCTGTACTGTATCAGAGACTTATAAGCCTCGAGATGAATCTTCCTGCCGTCCTTAGGGTACAGCGGAATAGGACTCCCCACAATCTGTGTTTTCA CATGTATTACCACATTACAACAGTCAACCTCTGCGGGATTTTCATGACCCGTAGTAGCACCGGACTGACAGAAGAGCTGATACGATCCACTAAATTCGATCCACAGAGAGTACTAGGCGAAGCGATGGACTCGATTGCGACATTGATATTGCTCTATCGGGTGTCCCATGGCTGGAAGTCCATCCCAGTAATGATGGTTCACTACTTTATGGTGGCAGGTGTACACGCAGCCTCGCACTTGGAGTCGTCAAAGTGGCGCGAAGTGTTGGTCAGCTGTGTCTCTGGTCTCTGGCATATGGGCCTGGTTTGGAGGGTCTGTCGACCATTCTTGCGGACCATCCAGTTAGTACTCCAAAGCAAGGACGAGACGTTAATCCCCATCGAAGCAGTGTCGATATTGAGGGAATTCAACGAGAAGGTGTGGAATCAGAACGAGGTAAACGCGCTGGCCGCCAACTACGTGGTGCAACACCATCCCAGTCAGACACTTGCGCTGGACCATGACAAAAACTTCCAGGGGAAAGGCCTCGAGAGCTTGATACGAGATTTCGAGAAAC